Genomic window (Melioribacteraceae bacterium):
ATGATACTGAGTGACGAGTAATTAATCTGTCGGCAGCAGCAGCATCAACACCGAAATTCCATGCAGTATAAACCGTTCTCAAAATTCCGAACGCTATAACTGCGATAGCTATTCCAAAAATCGTGAGTGCAGTTCGAAGTTTGTGCCTCAACGCATTTTTAAATATTAGTTTTAATACTTTCATATAATCTCCTTATACCAAATCGCCTTTATCCAGATGCCGGGTGATTGTTGCTTTTTCTGCGGCATGTGGATCGTGTGTTACCATTACAATCGTCTTTTTATATTCTTTATTCAGTCTCTCCATCAATGTTAGAATTTCTGTGGCTGAAACTTTATCAAGATCGCCTGTGGGTTCATCGGCAACTATGATCTGTGGATCTGTTACAATAGCTCTGGCGATTGCTACTCTCTGCTCCTGCCCTCCCGATAATTGTTTAGGATAATGGCTCATTCGATCACCAAGTCCAACAATTGATAACGCTGTTTCAACATGTTTTTTTCTTTCAGCTTTGGATAGTTTTGTAAGAAGAAGGGGAAGCTCAACATTTTCGTAAGCGGTTAATACAGGTATCAAATTATAAAATTGAAATATGAATCCTATGTTGGATGATCTCCACTTTGCTAGCGCCGATTCACCTAATTTTGCGATATCGGTACCGGCAACATGAATTTCTCCATTTGTCGGACGATCGATACCGGCAATTAAATTTAGCAATGTAGTTTTGCCTGATCCCGAAGGACCCATTAAAGCTAAAAACTCTCCTTCGTTTACATCCAGCGTAATATTATGCAAAACCGGAATCTCAATATTATTTCGCCAATAAGATTTTGATAAACTTTTAACTTCGATAAGTGATGACATATTTACTCCTAACTTATAACGCTTTATTTAATTGATACTTTAATTCCATTTTGAATTTTATCGGTCAAATTCTCAATAACCCTATCACCAACTTCTAAACCGGATATGATTTCAACATAACTCCCAATTTGCTTTCCGGTAGTTACCGGCAGTTCAACAGCTGTGTCATCATTAATTACAAATACAACACTGGTTTCATTTTTTTTACGAACCGAGGTTTCGGGTACTACCATAAACTGTTTAGCATCCTCTATTTCAAGATTCTCAGTTTGGTTTTTCATGAATAATACTTTAGCGCTCATTTCGGGAAGTACTCTTTTATCATAAGATTTAAAACCAATTTTGACCATTACTGTTGCTTTCGAGCGATCGGCGGTTGGGACAATTTTTGCCACATATCCAGGGTAACTTTGATCAGGGTATGCATCTAATCTTATTTCACAATTCTGATCAATTACAATTTTTTCAATATTCGATTCATTTACATCTGCCTCAACTTGAAGCGAATTCATATCGGCAATGGTAACAACTGCGGCTTTAGAATTTAATCCTCCTGCCATAGGCGCAACAATTTCACCAACATCCGCGTTTTTAGTTAATACTGTTCCATCGAATGGGGCGCGAACCAGCATATTTTCAATTGCAACTTCGGCTGATAAAATCTGAGCTCTTGCCACATCAATTGAGGCTAATACTCTTTTGTAACGGGATTCGGCGGCATCAACTTCCATTTGACTAGTTGCGCCCGATTCAAGCAGACTTTTAGCTCTACGATAACTATTCTCAGCGTCATTTAAATCTGCCTCGCTAAACTTTAAATTTGCCTTAGCCTGCTCATACTGTGCTTTAATATCACTGTCATCCAATCTTGCGATAATTTGATTATTAAAAACCCGGTCCCCTTCAACTACGCCAAGATAGATTAATCTGCCCATACCTTTTGATGCAACCGCCGCTTTACGCTGGGCAACTACATAACCGCTTGCGTTTAATACCGCATTTGTTTGTGAAGGGGATTGTAGTGTTACAGCAGTCAATTCAACCTCAATTGAAGCGGAGAATAATTTGTTGTATCCGTAAAAAATTAAAAAAATCAGAAGAGCCAATCCAACAATTCCCATCAGCATATTGGCATATTTCTGTTTCTTCTCTGGATTTACATTTTTCTCTTTTCTGTCAATCCTTAATGAAGATAAATCAGCATTTTTAGTTTCCATAAATTCCTATCTATTATTCAGATTATTTTAAAAATCTGACATACTAATTAAAAAAATGGTTGTGCCACCAGTATGTCATATTTGAAAATTCTTTTGATATGCCCTTAAAAGTTGTCCAAACTAACTAAATCAATTCTTCAACACAAGCTTTAAGTTTTGTATAATTAGGACGTGAATGCTCAATTAATGTTCTATAAACAATAAACTTTTAGAAAGAGTGCAAAAAATTACAATAATTTTTGTAGAACTGATTTTCCGCAACAGCCTAAAATTCAAATTTACTTTTTCGATAAAATAGAAACTTGGGGCACCCTGTTTCCGGTTGGTAGATAATTTCATACTGCCAGACATCACCAACGTGCAAGGGATAAAAATTTAACATGTCAATAGTTTGTGAGAATAAACCGGTATAGATTAGTAATAATAATCCCGCCCATAATTTCTTTTTATACCTCTAATACGTCAATCATTTTTTGATGAACCTTTACATTTGTAGCAAGGAACTGCCTCATAAAAATATCACTCCTTTTTCCGGAGAAGTCGGTTACTAATCCCCCCGCTTCTTCAACAATTAATTTAGCGGCGCAAACATCCCAAGGATTTAACGAAACCTCCCAAAAACCATCAAACACTCCTTCAGCAACATAGCACATATCAATTGCGGCAGAGCCAAGCCGTCGCACCGCGCGAGAGTTTTTCAAAAATGCATTGAACCTTTCGAGCGCGAAATCGGGGTTATCCGCTACATCGTATGGAAATCCCGTAACCAGCACACTCTGACGTAAATCATCATTCGTACTTACTTTTAATTTTCGGTCGTTGCAGAAAGCTCCGCTCCCCTTTTCCGATTTGTACATCGCGTTTCTCATCACATCATAAACAACGCCGCAAATAGTTTCCCCATTTTTTTGAACACCGATACAAACAGAAAATATTGGTAATCCATGGGCATAATTAGTTGTTCCATCTATCGGATCAATAACCCATAAATACTCATTTTGTCTCTCATAAGTACCGCTTTCCTCGGCTAAAATTGAGTGGGCTGGAAATTCTTTTTTTATAAATGAAATAATTGCTGCTTCCGATTTTGTATCATACTCTGTAACTAAATTAGATGAATTGGTTTTGTATTCAACCAAAAAATTTTTACCGAATCCTTCTTTTATTATTTCACCGGCATGTTCGGCAATTTCTACTACTTTATTTAACATAATTCTCCCTTTTTCTATCCCAAATTTACAATCTATTGCGCTAAACTTTAAACTGTTAACAAATAAATAATCTTATTAAAGGTAAAAATTCTATTTCTTGATAGCCCTTTTTATAATTGGTATATTTGCCACAAATAAAAAGGTACTTTAAGTAATGAGTGATTTACTTCCCAAACCGGCAAATGATTATGCCTTAGTTGAAAATATTCCCCCGGTTTTACCGGTACTGCCCTTGAGAGATAACGTAATTTTTCCCTATATGATTTTTCCTGTTCTCGTCGGAAGAGAACAATCAATACGTGCCGCAAACTTCGCTCTCGATGGCTCTAAATATATTTTTCTAGCGGCTCAAAAAAGGCCGAATGTAGAAGAACCAACCACAGATGATATTTTTACTGAAGGAACAATTGCCAAAATAATTCAAATATTAAAACTTCCTAATGGTCTTCTCAAAATATTGGTCGATGGAGTAATTCAAGGTAAAATTATATCGTTCACAGAGCGGTCTAATTTTTTTGAGGCTGAGATCGAGGTTATTGCCCCGGTTCATGAAGATCCTCGAGAAATGAAAGCTCTTGTTCGTCAGCTCACACAATTGTTTAAAGAATATGTCAAAATAAATAAAGCTGTACCTCCCGAAGCCGCAAACGCTTTCGAAAACATGGATGAGATTGACCGAAAGCTTTTTTACGTTGCCGCAAATATCAATCAATCAATTGAAGTTAAACAAAAGATTCTGCAAAAATTTTCGATTAAAGAACAGCTTTATGAAGTAATAAGAATTCTGAATTCTGAAATCGAGATATTGCGCATCGAAAAAGAGATTGAAGGAAAAGTTCACGAAAATATTGCCAAGACTCAGAGAAAGTTTATTATTCAAGAACAGATAAGAATATTGCAGGATGAACTAGGCGAAGAGGAAGAAACTTCTCCCGAATTTTTAAAATTACGAGACCGAATTTTAAAGGCAAAAATGCCCAAAGCAATACTTGAAAAAGCTTTGGAAGAATTTAATAAATTGAAAAAAACTCCCACCAGTTCACCCGAATCTACTGTTATTAGAAATTATCTCGATTGGATGGTTGACGTACCCTGGTATAAAAAAACTAAAGATAACCTGGACTTAAAAAATGTAAGAAAAATTCTTGATGAAGATCATTATGGATTAGATAAACCGAAAGAAAGAATTGTTGAGCACATAGCTGTATTAAATTTGGTAAAGAATATGCGGGGGCAAATACTTTGTTTTGTTGGCCCTCCAGGTGTGGGAAAAACTAGTCTTGGTAAATCAATCGCACGTTCACTCGGAAGAAATTTTGTACGCATTTCACTCGGCGGCGTTCGTGATGAAGCTGAAATTAGAGGGCACCGCAGAACTTACATTGGTTCGATGCCCGGAAAAATTGTTCAATCAATGAAAAAAGCAAAAACTATTAATCCCGTTATTTTACTTGATGAAATTGATAAAATGAGTATGGATTTTAGGGGAGATCCATCATCGGCAATGTTAGAAGTGCTTGATCCTGAACAAAACCATACATTTAATGATCATTATCTCGATGTTGATTATGATCTTTCTCAAGTAATGTTTATTACAACAGCAAATGTTAGATATAATATTCCTCTTCCTTTACAGGACAGAATGGAAATTATTGAACTTCCCGGATATCTTGAGCATGAAAAAATTCAGATAGCCAAAAAACATATAATCCCAAAACAAATAAAGGCGCATGGACTTGAAAAATTTGAGATATTATTTGATGATGAAGTAATTAACAAGCTTAATAGAGATTATACCAGAGAAGCAGGCGTTAGAAATCTTGAACGGGAAATTGCTTCAGTGCTCAGAAAGACCGCGCGTGATATTGTTATGAGTCAATCTACAAATGGAAAAAAGAAGACTATTAAGAAATATGTAATTGATAATGATAAAGTTGAAAAGTTTTTAGGGGTATCAAAATTTAGATCACAAAAAGCTGAGCGTGAACTTGGAATTGGAAGTATTACAGGTTTGGCATGGACGAGTGTAGGGGGAGAAATACTTCAAGTGGATGCTACAGTTATGAACGGTTCTGAGAAATTAACACTTACCGGTCAATTGGGAAATGTAATGAAGGAATCTGCGCAAGCGGCATTAAGTTATTTACGATCGAACGCGAAGGCTTTTAAATTACCATCAAATTTTTATAAAGGAAAAGAAATTCATATTCATCTTCCGGAGGGTGCAATACCTAAGGATGGTCCCTCGGCCGGAATTACAATGACACTTGCGCTATACTCAGCATTCAGCAGTAAACAGGCACGGAGTGATGTTGCGATGACCGGTGAAATAACATTAAGAGGAAAAATTCTTGCGATCGGCGGACTTAATGAAAAATTACTCGCGGCTCAGAGAAGTGGAATTAAAACTGTTCTAATTCCAAAGGATAATGAAAAAGATTTAATTGAGATTAAGGATGAAGTGAAAAATGGTTTAAAGATAATTCCAGTATCAACAATTATTGAAGCCGTTCCCTATGTTTTTATTTCTTCTAAAAATAAAACAAAGTAAATTTAGATATGTCTGAAAGTATCTTTGTTGATAAAAATTTATCTGATGATAAAATTTATGAGGCTTTACTGCCTCAGATAAATAGTTTAATCAATCCTGACGAGCCGATCATTTCTAGTATGGCTAATATTACTGCTGTGTTAAAAAGCTCTTTCAATAAAATAAGTTGGGTTGGCTTTTATCTATTAAATGGCAATAAACTTTATCTGGGTCCGTTTCAAGGAAATATTGCATGTACTGTTATTGAGATTGGAAAAGGAGTATGCGGTACTTCTGCGCAAAAGAGAGAATCGATAATTGTTGATGATGTTGATAAATTTCCTGGACACATTGCTTGTGACTCCCTTTCCAAATCAGAAATAGTTGTGCCAATCATGGACGGAGATAAAATCTTTGGAGTTTTAGATTTAGATAGTTACAACTATTCTTCATTCTGTGAAACCGACAAATTTTATCTTGAAAAAATATGTGAATCAATTGTTCTAAAACTGAAATTAAGTTTAAAAGAGACAATAATAATTTAACTAAGTGTGAATATGGATTTTATAGTTACTGCTCGAAAATGGCGACCACAGAGATTTGAAGAAGTAGTTGGACAACAGCACATAACAACTACATTAAAGAATGCAATTCTAAATAACCGTATCGCTCATGCGTATTTGTTCGCAGGTCCAAGAGGATGCGGAAAAACTACAACTGCCCGTATCTTAGCCAAAAGTTTGAATTGCTTGAATCCTTCAAAAGGTGAACCGTGCAATGTTTGCGATATGTGCAAATCATTTCATAATTCTCAGAGTTTAGATATAATTGAAATAGATGGCGCATCTAACAGAAGGATTGAGGAAATTCGTACTCTGCGTGAATCGGTAAAATATGCTCCCACACATGGTACTTATAAAGTTTACATTATAGATGAAGTACACATGCTTACGACCGAATCTTTTAATGCACTTTTAAAGACTTTAGAAGAACCCCCAAGTCATACTATTTTTATTTTCGCAACTACAGATGTTCATAAAGTACCGCTCACCATTATTTCAAGATGTCAGCGTTTCGACTTTAAACGAATTGACTTAATTCTTATTAAAGGATTGTTAAAATCGATCGCTGAAAAAGAGAATATCCAGATTGATGATAAATCATTAACCTTAATTGCCAAAAAAGCTGATGGTGCTCTGCGCGATGCTCAAAGTTTATTTGACCAAGTAATTTCATTCAGCGGTAATATTGTTGATCCGGCATTAATTTCTAGCATGCTAAACCTGATCGATGAGGAAGTATTTTTTACTATTTCCGATTCGATAATAAGCAAAAATTTCACTTCAGCTTTTTCAATAACAAAGTTGATTTACGATAATGGCTGGAATTTCATTGATTTCTTGAATGGATTAATTGAGCATTTCAGAAATATTATGGCTGTGGTTATTACGAATAAAACCGATTTGATAGAAGAAGCGGAAGAGTACAAATCAAAGTATCTTAGTTATATTAATAAATTCACGGAAGGGGATGTTCTAAGAATATTGGCTTTTTTAAATAAAGTTCAGTATGAATTGAAATCGTCATCGAACCAGAGACTTAAAATAGAGGTTTCTCTTCTTCACTTAATCGGGCTTGAGCAATCGTCTACTATTAGTGAAATTATCAATAAACTAAATTCTGCCGATCCAGTTAATTTCTCTCAATCTTCAGATTCGATATACAAATCATCTACCAATCCAAAAGTGGAATTGGTTAAAGATTCGCTTAATAATGTAATTCCTATCGAAAAAAGAGAAGTGGTTTTGCCGGTTATTCAGAAATTTATTTCTCCGATGGTTAACGAGACCTCAGATTTAGATGAGATTGCCGGAAAATGGCAGCAATTTGTTGAGCAGGTCAAATCTGATAAAATTATTTTCGGTACGATACTCAACAATTCAAAACCGGTGAATTTTGAAGAGGATTCAATTAGTATAGAAGTTGAACATCCCGAAGATTGGGATTTAATAATTGACCAAAAAAATTATCTCGATAAAAAAACAAAAGAGTTTTTCGGTAAAAAAATCTTACTGAACTCTTCAAAATCCACTACAAAAAAGAAAAAGAGTAGTTCAACTGGTGCTGAAATGAAAATTGATTCCGAAGAAAGCCCTTTGATTAATTCACTTATTACTGAATTGGGCGCAAAAGAATTGAAGAAGTAATTAATCGTTAGCTTACTAACTATTGTTGAATTAATTAATGATTAGAAATTCACTATTAACGAATTTTATTTTTTTATTTTTTTCCCTCGCCAATTGCATTTATCCTCAATCAAAAGTTATTTGGAATTTCGAGAATAGAGATTCCATAGGTTATTTAAAAATTTTACCAATTACCAATAGTGGAGGAACAGACATTCCTCAATTGAGAGAAACTGAAATTGGAAAATCATTTTATTTTGATGGAATTAATGATGGTTTTTTAATTAAAGATAATCCTCTTGATAGAGCATCTTCATTTACTATCGAGATAATTATTAAACCTGATTCAGCTGATCAAATTCAAAATCATGAACAACGCTATTTTCATCTTCGGAATTTGGAAGATGATAATAGCAGAATACTGATTGAATTACGATATTTGAAAAATAATCGTTGGTCTCTCGATACTTTTTTAAAATGTGATAATTCTCGCTTAACACTTTATGATTCAACAATAAGTCATGAAATTGGGAAGTGGTATCATGTTGCTCTTAGCTACTCGAATGGGGCTATGAAACATTTTGTTAATGGTAAATTAGAGCTTAGCGGTAGTATTGAATTTAACATGAATCGGATTAATAATGGCCAGATTTCAATCGGGGCAAGAATGGATCCTCGCTCATGGTTTAAGGGATTTATACATTCAATCCTATTTTCACATCATGCTCTTCCGGCGAAGGATTTTTCCTTTAAAAAAATATCAATTCAAAATAATTAAACTATCGTTTCTTTTGTAGCGAAATCCAATAATACCAATCTATTACCTTTTCGACATAAACAATTCATAAATTGACTCGATAATTAACCATTCTCATTAAGTAAATTTTGACCAAATTAAAAAATTGAGGTTTGGATGAAGTTTTTTATGAACATGAAAATTCGGAATAAAATAATTCTATCATTCATATTGGTAGCTTTTTTTGCCCTTCTAATTGGGTATCAAGCTAATCAAAAAATGGATGTAATCATGAAAATGCTTGAGCAAACTGATAACCATACAATTCCTCATATAGAAAATATCTATACTATTAGTATGTCTATACGGGACATCACGATAAACGAAAGATCACTTGTAAATCCAAATGTTAAAGATCAAGAAATGAGAATGAAATTTTTTGAGAACATTCAAAAAGCTTTTGCTGTTATAGATGCAATATTAATAAATAAAAATAATGTTGAATTGAGCGATTCAATCAAAGAAAAATGGAAAAATGTTGAATTGTTTTTGAATGAATGGAAACTGGCTCACCAAAAGGCAATTGATCTGGTTAAGGAAAAGGATCTCCTTCTTAACAATGTAGAAAAAGTTGATAGACAATTAGTTCAACAACTTGAACAATCTGCAGTGGATGTTTCATTGCTTTCCAGACAAAAGTACTTGAAATGCTCTGGTGAATTGAAAAAAATGATTTCTTCAAACCAAAATGAGATTCAGAAAAAAATAGTTACTGCTAATGAAATTTATACTGATTCAAAAAATGAATCTTATCTCTGGACTATTTTAGGTTTTATTATTGCTGTTGGGCTTGGTTTTATTAATTCTCACATTTTATCAAAGCCAATCAACAAGTTGGTTAAAACTGCTGATCAAATTGCCGCTGGCGAAGTTAATGAAAAAGTAGAAATCATCGATAGAAACGACGAAGTTGGTAGGCTTACACTTGCATTATCGAAAATGTTGGATACAATTCGAAATGCATTATCGAAAGCAAATTTAAAGGAAAAAGAGACTCAAAAAGCATCAGAATTGATTAAGCAAGAGCATGAAATTGCAGAAAGGCAACATCAGTATTTGGTTAACAGTGTAGATCAATTGCTCACAGAAATGAAAAAGTTTTCCCATGGCGATTTAACTGTATCAATTAATCAAGTTAATAACGACGAGATGGGAAAGCTTTTTTCTGGTTTTAATGAAGCTGTATCGAAAATACAGCGTTTGGTTCATGAAGTTTCTCAAGCCACTAGTTCTGTGTCTCAAACTTCAAGTCAGATCGCAGAAGTATCCGAATTAATTGCACACAGTGCACAATTACAAACCCACCAAACAACTGAAATTGCCGGTGCAATGGAAGAAATGAGTAAAACAATTATTGAAACAACAAGAAACCTACACAAAGCGGAATTCGATGCGAAAGAAGCTGACAAAAATACTTCTATTGGGAAGATGAAAATTATTGAAACAAAATTTGGAATGAATAGGATAATTCATTCAGCCCAGGATACATATAAAATTATATCTTCGTTGGCTTCAAAAACGGAACAAATCGGTGAAATCACTCAAGTTATTAATGATATCGCTGATCAAACTAATTTGTTAGCACTTAATGCCGCTATAGAAGCTGCCAGAGCCGGTGAACAAGGAAGAGGATTTGCAGTCGTTGCAGATGAAGTTAGAAAACTTGCAGAAAGAACAACTAAAGCAACAAAGGAAATTTCGTTGACTATTAAAACAGTTCAAGGTGAAGCTCAAAGTGCTGATTCTTCGATGATTGAATCAGGCAAACTGGTTAATGTTGGTCTAGAAATGATTGAAGAAATAGAAACTCTATTTGAAGATATTTCAAAATCAAATAAAAATTTATCCGAAATAGTATCTCAAATAGCAGCCGCCAGTGAAGAACAGACGAGTACATCTGAAGAAATTACTAAAAACATTGATTTGATAAAAAATCTAACAGACGAAACAAGTGAGAAAATTAAAAATGTGGCTTCCTCAGCGGATAAATTGAATAATCTAACAAATACACTTTCTGTTTTAGTCCACAAATTTAATATTGAAAAAGAATATTGAGATTTTACAGGTTATTGTGTAAATGAATGAAAAGGATTCATCAAACAAATTAATCCAGAAAGCTTGATATATTATCAGAAAAGATTTCTTGTTTAAGTTGGGAAGGGACTGTTTGATTACTTAACAGTTTAATACCAAAAGAAGTAAATATTTTTTCATAAATAGTCCTTCAAAGCAAAGTATCGAAGGGTTATATTAAAAATCTTCACCCGCCGAAGGAGCGTTAGCTGCTACTAGCTCCGGACTTAACCCTCTCTACAGAATCAATCATCAATTAACGAATTACTACAACCCAATCATTTTTGCTTTTTTAAAACAAGAAACCCTTCAACGCAAAGCATTGAAGGGTTATAATTAAAAATCCTGGCGGCTACCTACTCTCCCACACACCTGCGCATGCAGTACCATCGGCGTATACGGGCTTAACTACTCTGTTCGAAATGGGAAGAGGTGTTTCCCCGTAGCTATAACCACCAGAAAAACTTTGTTCCGTAACTAACGGAATCAACTAATCAATCAAAAAATTAATGAAAGATTGAAAGGGGAGTCTGTTTACAGCTATCTTGAAATAAATTTAATGGCTAAGTCGCACGACTTATTAGTACCGCTCGGCTAAATGTATTACTACACTTACACCTGCAGCCTATCAACCTCGTCATCTCCGAGGAGTCTTTAGTGCCTTACGGCAGGGATATCTTATCTTGAAGTGTGCTTCGCACTTAGATGCTTTCAGCGCTTATCACATCCGTACATAGCTACCCAACGATGCCACTGGCGTGACAATTGGTACACTAGAGGTACGTTCATTTCGGTCCTCTCGTACTAGAAACGACTCTTCTCAAATATCCTGCGCCCGCATAGGATAGGGACCGAACTGTCTCACGACGTTCTGAACCCAGCTCACGTACCGCTTTAATTGGCGAACAGCCAAACCCTTGGGACCTTCTTCAGCCCCAGGATGCGATGAGCCGACATCGAGGTGCCAAACCTTGCCGTCGATATGAACTCTTGGGCAAGATCAGCCTGTTATCCCCGGCGTACCTTTTATCCTTTGAGCGACGGCACTTCCA
Coding sequences:
- a CDS encoding ABC transporter ATP-binding protein — its product is MSSLIEVKSLSKSYWRNNIEIPVLHNITLDVNEGEFLALMGPSGSGKTTLLNLIAGIDRPTNGEIHVAGTDIAKLGESALAKWRSSNIGFIFQFYNLIPVLTAYENVELPLLLTKLSKAERKKHVETALSIVGLGDRMSHYPKQLSGGQEQRVAIARAIVTDPQIIVADEPTGDLDKVSATEILTLMERLNKEYKKTIVMVTHDPHAAEKATITRHLDKGDLV
- a CDS encoding efflux RND transporter periplasmic adaptor subunit, with the protein product METKNADLSSLRIDRKEKNVNPEKKQKYANMLMGIVGLALLIFLIFYGYNKLFSASIEVELTAVTLQSPSQTNAVLNASGYVVAQRKAAVASKGMGRLIYLGVVEGDRVFNNQIIARLDDSDIKAQYEQAKANLKFSEADLNDAENSYRRAKSLLESGATSQMEVDAAESRYKRVLASIDVARAQILSAEVAIENMLVRAPFDGTVLTKNADVGEIVAPMAGGLNSKAAVVTIADMNSLQVEADVNESNIEKIVIDQNCEIRLDAYPDQSYPGYVAKIVPTADRSKATVMVKIGFKSYDKRVLPEMSAKVLFMKNQTENLEIEDAKQFMVVPETSVRKKNETSVVFVINDDTAVELPVTTGKQIGSYVEIISGLEVGDRVIENLTDKIQNGIKVSIK
- a CDS encoding inositol monophosphatase, with translation MLNKVVEIAEHAGEIIKEGFGKNFLVEYKTNSSNLVTEYDTKSEAAIISFIKKEFPAHSILAEESGTYERQNEYLWVIDPIDGTTNYAHGLPIFSVCIGVQKNGETICGVVYDVMRNAMYKSEKGSGAFCNDRKLKVSTNDDLRQSVLVTGFPYDVADNPDFALERFNAFLKNSRAVRRLGSAAIDMCYVAEGVFDGFWEVSLNPWDVCAAKLIVEEAGGLVTDFSGKRSDIFMRQFLATNVKVHQKMIDVLEV
- the lon gene encoding endopeptidase La, which translates into the protein MSDLLPKPANDYALVENIPPVLPVLPLRDNVIFPYMIFPVLVGREQSIRAANFALDGSKYIFLAAQKRPNVEEPTTDDIFTEGTIAKIIQILKLPNGLLKILVDGVIQGKIISFTERSNFFEAEIEVIAPVHEDPREMKALVRQLTQLFKEYVKINKAVPPEAANAFENMDEIDRKLFYVAANINQSIEVKQKILQKFSIKEQLYEVIRILNSEIEILRIEKEIEGKVHENIAKTQRKFIIQEQIRILQDELGEEEETSPEFLKLRDRILKAKMPKAILEKALEEFNKLKKTPTSSPESTVIRNYLDWMVDVPWYKKTKDNLDLKNVRKILDEDHYGLDKPKERIVEHIAVLNLVKNMRGQILCFVGPPGVGKTSLGKSIARSLGRNFVRISLGGVRDEAEIRGHRRTYIGSMPGKIVQSMKKAKTINPVILLDEIDKMSMDFRGDPSSAMLEVLDPEQNHTFNDHYLDVDYDLSQVMFITTANVRYNIPLPLQDRMEIIELPGYLEHEKIQIAKKHIIPKQIKAHGLEKFEILFDDEVINKLNRDYTREAGVRNLEREIASVLRKTARDIVMSQSTNGKKKTIKKYVIDNDKVEKFLGVSKFRSQKAERELGIGSITGLAWTSVGGEILQVDATVMNGSEKLTLTGQLGNVMKESAQAALSYLRSNAKAFKLPSNFYKGKEIHIHLPEGAIPKDGPSAGITMTLALYSAFSSKQARSDVAMTGEITLRGKILAIGGLNEKLLAAQRSGIKTVLIPKDNEKDLIEIKDEVKNGLKIIPVSTIIEAVPYVFISSKNKTK
- a CDS encoding GAF domain-containing protein, translating into MSESIFVDKNLSDDKIYEALLPQINSLINPDEPIISSMANITAVLKSSFNKISWVGFYLLNGNKLYLGPFQGNIACTVIEIGKGVCGTSAQKRESIIVDDVDKFPGHIACDSLSKSEIVVPIMDGDKIFGVLDLDSYNYSSFCETDKFYLEKICESIVLKLKLSLKETIII
- the dnaX gene encoding DNA polymerase III subunit gamma/tau, with amino-acid sequence MDFIVTARKWRPQRFEEVVGQQHITTTLKNAILNNRIAHAYLFAGPRGCGKTTTARILAKSLNCLNPSKGEPCNVCDMCKSFHNSQSLDIIEIDGASNRRIEEIRTLRESVKYAPTHGTYKVYIIDEVHMLTTESFNALLKTLEEPPSHTIFIFATTDVHKVPLTIISRCQRFDFKRIDLILIKGLLKSIAEKENIQIDDKSLTLIAKKADGALRDAQSLFDQVISFSGNIVDPALISSMLNLIDEEVFFTISDSIISKNFTSAFSITKLIYDNGWNFIDFLNGLIEHFRNIMAVVITNKTDLIEEAEEYKSKYLSYINKFTEGDVLRILAFLNKVQYELKSSSNQRLKIEVSLLHLIGLEQSSTISEIINKLNSADPVNFSQSSDSIYKSSTNPKVELVKDSLNNVIPIEKREVVLPVIQKFISPMVNETSDLDEIAGKWQQFVEQVKSDKIIFGTILNNSKPVNFEEDSISIEVEHPEDWDLIIDQKNYLDKKTKEFFGKKILLNSSKSTTKKKKSSSTGAEMKIDSEESPLINSLITELGAKELKK
- a CDS encoding LamG domain-containing protein produces the protein MIRNSLLTNFIFLFFSLANCIYPQSKVIWNFENRDSIGYLKILPITNSGGTDIPQLRETEIGKSFYFDGINDGFLIKDNPLDRASSFTIEIIIKPDSADQIQNHEQRYFHLRNLEDDNSRILIELRYLKNNRWSLDTFLKCDNSRLTLYDSTISHEIGKWYHVALSYSNGAMKHFVNGKLELSGSIEFNMNRINNGQISIGARMDPRSWFKGFIHSILFSHHALPAKDFSFKKISIQNN
- a CDS encoding HAMP domain-containing protein; the encoded protein is MNMKIRNKIILSFILVAFFALLIGYQANQKMDVIMKMLEQTDNHTIPHIENIYTISMSIRDITINERSLVNPNVKDQEMRMKFFENIQKAFAVIDAILINKNNVELSDSIKEKWKNVELFLNEWKLAHQKAIDLVKEKDLLLNNVEKVDRQLVQQLEQSAVDVSLLSRQKYLKCSGELKKMISSNQNEIQKKIVTANEIYTDSKNESYLWTILGFIIAVGLGFINSHILSKPINKLVKTADQIAAGEVNEKVEIIDRNDEVGRLTLALSKMLDTIRNALSKANLKEKETQKASELIKQEHEIAERQHQYLVNSVDQLLTEMKKFSHGDLTVSINQVNNDEMGKLFSGFNEAVSKIQRLVHEVSQATSSVSQTSSQIAEVSELIAHSAQLQTHQTTEIAGAMEEMSKTIIETTRNLHKAEFDAKEADKNTSIGKMKIIETKFGMNRIIHSAQDTYKIISSLASKTEQIGEITQVINDIADQTNLLALNAAIEAARAGEQGRGFAVVADEVRKLAERTTKATKEISLTIKTVQGEAQSADSSMIESGKLVNVGLEMIEEIETLFEDISKSNKNLSEIVSQIAAASEEQTSTSEEITKNIDLIKNLTDETSEKIKNVASSADKLNNLTNTLSVLVHKFNIEKEY